The segment GGGTAGGGCTGCATTCCATTGTTGTAACCAAGGATCGGTATCAGCAACGGCGACCCCGCGCGCTGCACGTCCAGCGGTTGCCCCCCTTCGCCTAGACGCCGCAGGGCCGGGTTGTCGTTGAGCGGCGAGCTGACGTGCAGATCGTCGCGCCAGGTCCACAGCGCGGCCCCCACGTTGCGTTGCAAGTCCAGGGTCGCGGCGTAGGACACCAGCAGTTCCTCACGTCCGCCGTCGGGCAGGTCGCGTTCGGAGCGCGCGCCGAGTTCCTCGCAATAAAGCGGCAGACTGCTGGTCTCGAGCAGCCACTGATGGGTGGCGAGCAGCTCGCGCAGCTGCCACTCCAGGGGCGGCCGGTCGCCGCCGAACGCCTCGATCCGGCGTTGTGGGAAGTAGGCCCAGGCCGCCAAGTCGAAGCCCAGCGACTCGAGTGCCGCGTAGAGCGCGCTGTCGTCGACGATCTCGCGGCAATAGACGCCGGGATCATCCCCCGGGTTAGGCAGCTCGCGGCCGCGGCTGGTCGCAGATTGCGGCAGCCAGTCGGCGTCCGGGTCATGGGCCGGATCGTAGGCCGGGTTGGGATCGCACTCTAAAATATTGCTGCGTCCTAAAAAGCCCAGGGCCACCTCGGGGTCGACCGTGCGCAGCGCCGCGAGTGCATCGTCGAGCAGGTCGATCAGCAGTTCCTCGTGCCAGCGATGGAACAGCTCGACCTTGTCCCAGGCCGGGTCAAGGGCCCAGGGCGATCCGCTGTAGCCCGGCGACGAGGGCAACGTGACGTACGACCAGCATTGCTCATCCGTGGGGTCGGCGCACTCGGGCGTCGGCTCTCCCCAGCGCTCAAGCCAATACAGGGCCGAGGGCTTATCGTCCGCCAGCCATTCGCGGAACGCCGCAAGGTTGGCCGGGTCGGAGAGCACGTAGTCCCAGCGGCTGAGGCTCATGGCCTCGATGCTCAGGTACTCGATCAGCAGCGCCGGGTGGTCGGCCAGTCGTGCGGCAATTGTGGATATCGAATCGATGAACGCCGCGCGCTCAATCGAATCGGTCATCCGCGCCCGGGCCGTGAAGTTCACGCCGCGCGCTCCCTGGGGTAGGCGATCAACGGTGCACAGGCTGAGCACCGCATACAATCCAGCGTCGGCCGCCAGGTCGAGCAACGCCTCGAGTTTGTCCAGGTTCTGCGCATCGTAGCCGTACGCGCCGTCGGACCCGGGCTCCACGCTTGTGAGTACCTCGCCCCAGGGCACGATCAGCGCCAGGGCGTTGAACCCGTCCGCGGCCAGCTCTGCCAGATCGTCTTGCGCCAGGTCGAGGTCCATTTCGCTGAGCACGTAAGTGGTGTTGGCGTCGGGCTGGTTGTAGAACGCGGCGCGCAGGGTGAACGGCTCGCCGTGGAAATTGATAAAAGTAGCGGTGTCCGCGTCGAGGGACGCCGGACCCTCGAGTCCGGCCCAGGCGTTGCCCGCGGCCAACGCGATCAGCGCGAGCAGCACGAGTGCGCGGCGCACGCTAAAACCCCTCGGGCGTGCGCGTGCCCAGGTCCGAACCGTCTTGGCCGATCAAGTACCAGACTCCGGCTCCGGCATTGCCAAACGCCGCGCGCCAGCACGGTTGCGGCTGCTCGCCGGGCCAGGGCGCGTCGGAGTTTAAGTAGAGCGCGATCCAGCCCTGGCGCGTGAACGCGCCGCGTTGGATCAGCAACGGCGCCAGCTGGTCGGAATCGATCCAATCCGCGGGTAGGGCCACGCGCTGCGCATAGGCCGAGAGGTCGCTGTCATCGGCGCGCAGCACGCCGGATTGGTCCACTACCACACGCAGGATCGACCCTCGGCCCTGGGCCGCGAACTCCAATGCCCACGGTCCGGGGTCGCGTCCCCACTCATCGGGATCCCACACCGCTAAACCGATTAAAAAGGCGGCCGCGTCCCAGTCCTTGGCAGCGGGCCGCGCCAGTTCCAGGGCGTCGCGCGCGCTGAGTCCCGCGGCCTGTTCCTGGGGCAGGACTCCGTGCCCGGCACAACCGGTCAGAGCGAGCAAGGCGGCAATCAGCAGGACGCAGATTTGTTGCATCACGATCAATCTATCACAGCATTGGAGAGCGTGGCCGCCGCGGGTTATGCTGGCGCGATGCGCAAGGTTATCAACGTCGTCCCGGTCATCGGGCTGATCGCGCTGCTCGCCATGCACCTCTGGCTGGGCCTGGCGTGGATCGCGCAGACCACCCATCCCGGCGGCGTGGACGAGGTGACCAACCTCAACTGGACCTTCCGCTTTCACCACACACTGGCCAACCACGCCTACGACGACCCGCTACGCTTCGTGCTGGGCAGCGAGCACTTCCTGACCACACCGCCGCTGCTGTTCATGCTCTCGAGCCTAGGCTTTCGCGCAATGGACCCGAGCTGGGCGACCTGCCTGCTGGTGCCGCTGGGCAGTCTGCTGCTGTGGATCTTCGCCGGGTATTTGCTGGCCGCGCGCCTCGCCGGTCGCTGGGCCGGACTGACCGCCGCGGCGCTGATCGGCTCGGGACCGATGGCCTATTTGTTCGGCCGCACCTACAACACCTCTTGCCTGGCCGCGGCGCTGATTACGTTGGCGCTGTGGGCGCAGGTATCGTCCGATGGCCTGCGGCGGCTGTGGCCCTCGCTGCTGATCGGCCCGCTGATCGGTCTGGCGCTGATCGCCGAACGCGCTACTCCGGCCGTGGCCCTGGCCGGACCGACGCTGGTGCTGTTCGCGGCTGCACTAATCCGCGCACGCCACGACGCCGGGCAATTGCGGCGGGCCATTGCGCTCACCGTGCTGGCCACAGCCGTGGCGTTGGCGCTTAGTCTGCCGTTCCTGCGTTCGTACATCGAGGTCACCTGGCAGCACAACGCCGAGCTGATGCGGCAGCCGGTAAACCAAGTCGCCGGACCGTGGGACGCCGATCGGCCCGGATGGTTCTATTACCTCAACGGGTTG is part of the Candidatus Alcyoniella australis genome and harbors:
- a CDS encoding cellulase family glycosylhydrolase — translated: MRRALVLLALIALAAGNAWAGLEGPASLDADTATFINFHGEPFTLRAAFYNQPDANTTYVLSEMDLDLAQDDLAELAADGFNALALIVPWGEVLTSVEPGSDGAYGYDAQNLDKLEALLDLAADAGLYAVLSLCTVDRLPQGARGVNFTARARMTDSIERAAFIDSISTIAARLADHPALLIEYLSIEAMSLSRWDYVLSDPANLAAFREWLADDKPSALYWLERWGEPTPECADPTDEQCWSYVTLPSSPGYSGSPWALDPAWDKVELFHRWHEELLIDLLDDALAALRTVDPEVALGFLGRSNILECDPNPAYDPAHDPDADWLPQSATSRGRELPNPGDDPGVYCREIVDDSALYAALESLGFDLAAWAYFPQRRIEAFGGDRPPLEWQLRELLATHQWLLETSSLPLYCEELGARSERDLPDGGREELLVSYAATLDLQRNVGAALWTWRDDLHVSSPLNDNPALRRLGEGGQPLDVQRAGSPLLIPILGYNNGMQPYPMPVALVDDNDFFLHSAAVAPGVRLRIEITTLGTRNAGSGLWARIDWLDQAGALLGNYYTRWPEFGAQPVSLVALSDPAPERSALAVLSVGSLDPGVPVALIAAAMQLPYSDWGLRDVEGEPKPVLWDESSDSDLRRINAANP